In a genomic window of Zootoca vivipara chromosome 5, rZooViv1.1, whole genome shotgun sequence:
- the KIF11 gene encoding kinesin-like protein KIF11 isoform X2, which produces MNSSSAGGKKDEKGKNIQVVVRCRPFNAAERKSNSHSVVECENGRKEISVRTGGVMDKTTKKTYTFDMVFGAQAKQIDVYRSVVCPILNEVLLGYNCTVFAYGQTGTGKTFTMEGERSPNEEYTWEEDPLAGIIPRTLHQIFEKLAESGTEFSVKVSLLEIYNEELFDLLNPSPDVGEKLQMFDDPRNKRGVIIKGLEEITVHNKDEVYQILERGAAKRTTAATLMNQYSSRSHSVFSVTLHMKETTTDGEELVKIGKLNLVDLAGSENIGRSGAVDKRAREAGTINQSLLTLGRVITALVERTPHVPYRESKLTRILQDSLGGRTKTSIIATVSPASSNLEETLSTLEYAHRAKNIMNKPEVNQKLTKRALIKEYTEEIERLKRDLTSAREKNGVYISVENYDALNGKLTVQEEQIAEYIEKIGAMEEELKRVTELFTVHKSEMEKCKTNLEVREKELEDTQKHLETTKVLLEEEVYIASALENTEEKLHGTAIKLLSAVKETTTDVSGLHAKLDRKKAVEQHNVEVQKTFADHMNAFFCDMKNSINENCWKHQQMLDSYTSSVGDLLSANSSAFGVTASAIISAFGSLQEMVSTEVSLASEKILNQESLTSQNKNDLRKLLEEHTSGLDQALRSLLPVLKFVLNLNSQVHDNLHKYSSLAEKMTGYREKMTIFFQDHSLALSKLQEDISQKLAQLQHDCESLQEEVVLSKVALKKASSQLLASLGLLEQETQQNLSEVLEKGEMVKKGIGAAQESLTLQTTGLVSSTTSEHSSLTLPLDDFSQEIRQSNDENVQILLESAGHCKDLDRLVKDMCQETCNWGKIAATKMDCIVDQQAAFLSTRKEHLQRIYKDLDENSSSSVAKVTDHIAGQKGTEEEALKRLLDQMRNDKNVLLKQKETLLEETEDGSTRINGFLREELKVDVPTGATPKRRGYQYPVTVVKTEPRDVLLERLRQKQTEVAATPKAPEKGDLEEEYEEEIETNRSPLSEKSFLETSVCISGGVPFFQKRSIKKDKENRSAFILEKTKEDDKGDPALSKSRYPFRVQN; this is translated from the exons ATGAATTCATCGAGTGCTGGGGGCAAGAAGGACGAGAAGGGCAAAAACATCCAAGTGGTGGTCAGATGCAG GCCCTTCAATGCAGCTGAGCGCAAATCTAACTCCCATTCTGTGGTGGAGTGtgaaaatggaaggaaagaaatTTCAGTTCGCACTGGAGGGGTGATGGATAAAACAACGAAGAAAACGTACACATTTGACATG GTTTTTGGAGCTCAGGCTAAACAAATTGATGTGTACCGGAGTGTTGTGTGTCCAATTTTGAATGAAGTTCTTTTGGGTTACAACTGTACAGTGTTTGC CTATGGTCAAACAGGAACAGGAAAGACCTTCACTATGGAAGGGGAGAGATCACCTAATGAAGAATACACATGGGAAGAG GATCCATTAGCTGGTATAATTCCCCGTACACTTCATCAAATATTTGAAAAGCTTGCTGAAAGTGGTACAGAATTTTCTGTGAAAGTATCTCTGTTGGAAATCTACAATGAGGAGCTTTTTGATCTATTGAatccctctccagatgttggggaaAAGCTGCAAATGTTTGATGACCCACGGAAcaag AGAGGTGTCATAATCAAGGGTTTGGAAGAGATAACGGTACATAACAAGGATGAAGTTTATCAGATTTTAGAAAGGGGAGCAGCCAAAAGAACCACTGCAGCTACTTTAATGAACCAGTATTCCAG TCGCTCCCATTCGGTGTTCTCTGTCACGCTACACATGAAAGAAACAACAACGGATGGTGAAGAGCTTGTTAAAATTGGGAAGCTAAACTTG GTTGATTTGGCAGGAAGTGAGAATATTGGTCGTTCTGGAGCAGTTGACAAAAGAGCTCGAGAAGCCGGAACTATCAACCAGTCCCTATTGACTCTGGGAAGAGTCATTACCGCACTTGTTGAAAGAACCCCTCACGTTCCATACAGAGAATCTAAGCTCACTAGAATCCTGCAGGATTCCCTTGGAGGGCGCACAAAAACTTCCATAATTGCTACTGTTTCTCCAGCATCGAGCAATCTTGAG GAAACTCTGAGTACCCTTGAATATGCCCACAGGGCTAAAAATATCATGAATAAGCCTGAAGTGAACCAGAAACTCACGAAACGGGCACTCATTAAG GAATATACAGAAGAGATTGAACGTTTGAAACGAGATCTTACTTCTGCACGAGAGAAAAACGGTGTCTACATTTCTGTGGAAAACTATGA tgCTCTTAATGGGAAGTTGACTGTTCAAGAAGAACAAATTGCAGAATATATTGAGAAAATTGGAGCAATGGAGGAAGAACTCAAAAGA GTCACTGAGTTATTCACAGTTCATAAAAGTGAAATGGAGAAGTGCAAGACAAACCTGGAGGTTAGGGAAAAAGAGCTGGAAGACACACAGAAGCACTTGGAAACAACCAAGGTTCTTCTTGAGGAAGAAGTGTATATAGCATCAGCTTTGGAGAACACAGAAGAAAAACTTCATGGCACTGCAATTAAG CTGCTTAGTGCTGTTAAAGAAACAACCACAGATGTTTCGGGTCTGCATGCAAAATTGGATCGTAAAAAAGCAGTTGAACAGCATAATGTGGAGGTCCAAAAGACATTTGCAGACCACATGAATGCCTTCTTCTGTGATATGAAGAACTCCATCAATGAGAACTGTTGGAAACACCAACAAATGCTGGACTCTTACACTTCTTCGGTTG GTGATCTTCTGTCTGCCAATTCTTCAGCTTTTGGAGTTACTGCATCAGCTATAATTTCAGCGTTCGGCTCTCTACAGGAGATGGTTTCCACTGAAGTTTCTCTAGCTTCTGAAAAGATACTGAACCAGGAGTCTCTGACATCTCAAAATAAAAATGATCTCCGGAAACTCTTA GAAGAGCACACATCAGGATTGGACCAAGCCTTGAGGAGTCTGTTACCTGTGTTGAAATTTGTTCTGAATCTGAACTCTCAAGTTCATGATAATTTGCATAAATATTCATCCCTGGCTGAAAAG ATGACGGGTTATAGAGAGAAAATGACTATATTCTTCCAAGACCATTCTCTTGCTTTGAGTAAACTACAGGAGGATATTTCCCAGAAGTTGGCTCAACTTCAACATGATTGTGAGAGCTTACAGGAAGAAGTGGTGTTGTCTAAGGTGGCCCTTAAAAAG GCCTCTTCCCAGCTTCTTGCTTCTCTGGGCCTGCTAGAGCAAGAAACCCAGCAGAATCTAAGTGAAGTGCTAGAGAAAGGTGAAATGGTGAAGAAGGGTATTGGTGCTGCCCAAGAAAGCCTAACCTT GCAGACTACTGGCCTTGTCAGCTCTACAACTTCGGAGCACAGCAGTTTAACGCTGCCTCTGGATGATTTTTCACAAGAGATCAGGCAATCCAACGATGAAAATGTTCAGATACTGCTGGAATCAGCCGGCCACTGCAAGGACCTGGACAGGCTCGTGAAAGACATGTGCCAGGAAACGTGTAACTGGGGTAAAATTGCGGCTACAAAGATGGACTGCATTGTTGACCAACAGGCAGCCTTCCTCAGCACCAGAAAGGAACACCTACAAAGAATCTACAAG GATTTAGATGAGAATAGCAGCTCGTCGGTTGCTAAGGTCACGGACCATATTGCAGGACAAAAAGGTACTGAAGAGGAAGCCCTGAAGAGGCTCCTTGACCAGATGAGGAATGATAAGAATGTGCTTCTGAAGCAGAAAGAGACACTCCTTGAAGAAACCGAGGATGGGTCAACTCGCATTAATGGCTTCCTGAGGGAAGAACTTAAAGTGGATGTCCCGACAG GAGCCACCCCAAAAAGAAGAGGATACCAGTACCCAGTGACGGTTGTGAAAACAGAACCTCGCGATGTCCTGCTGGAAAGATTAAGGCAAAAGCAGACAGAAGTCGCAGCTACGCCAAAAGCTCCTGAAAAG GGTGATTTGGAGGAGGAGTATGAGGAGGAAATAGAGACCAACAGGAGCCCGCTAAGTGAAAAATCCTTCTTGGAGACAAGTGTGTGTATCAGTGGAGGTGTGCCTTTCTTCCAG AAAAGGAGTATCAAAAAGGATAAAGAGAACAGATCTGCATTCATCCTGGAAAAGACCAAGGAGGATGATAAAGGAGACCCAGCTCTTTCAAAGTCAAGATATCCATTTAGAGTACAGAACTAA
- the KIF11 gene encoding kinesin-like protein KIF11 isoform X1, with the protein MNSSSAGGKKDEKGKNIQVVVRCRPFNAAERKSNSHSVVECENGRKEISVRTGGVMDKTTKKTYTFDMVFGAQAKQIDVYRSVVCPILNEVLLGYNCTVFAYGQTGTGKTFTMEGERSPNEEYTWEEDPLAGIIPRTLHQIFEKLAESGTEFSVKVSLLEIYNEELFDLLNPSPDVGEKLQMFDDPRNKRGVIIKGLEEITVHNKDEVYQILERGAAKRTTAATLMNQYSSRSHSVFSVTLHMKETTTDGEELVKIGKLNLVDLAGSENIGRSGAVDKRAREAGTINQSLLTLGRVITALVERTPHVPYRESKLTRILQDSLGGRTKTSIIATVSPASSNLEETLSTLEYAHRAKNIMNKPEVNQKLTKRALIKEYTEEIERLKRDLTSAREKNGVYISVENYDALNGKLTVQEEQIAEYIEKIGAMEEELKRVTELFTVHKSEMEKCKTNLEVREKELEDTQKHLETTKVLLEEEVYIASALENTEEKLHGTAIKLLSAVKETTTDVSGLHAKLDRKKAVEQHNVEVQKTFADHMNAFFCDMKNSINENCWKHQQMLDSYTSSVGDLLSANSSAFGVTASAIISAFGSLQEMVSTEVSLASEKILNQESLTSQNKNDLRKLLEEHTSGLDQALRSLLPVLKFVLNLNSQVHDNLHKYSSLAEKMTGYREKMTIFFQDHSLALSKLQEDISQKLAQLQHDCESLQEEVVLSKVALKKASSQLLASLGLLEQETQQNLSEVLEKGEMVKKGIGAAQESLTLQTTGLVSSTTSEHSSLTLPLDDFSQEIRQSNDENVQILLESAGHCKDLDRLVKDMCQETCNWGKIAATKMDCIVDQQAAFLSTRKEHLQRIYKDLDENSSSSVAKVTDHIAGQKGTEEEALKRLLDQMRNDKNVLLKQKETLLEETEDGSTRINGFLREELKVDVPTGATPKRRGYQYPVTVVKTEPRDVLLERLRQKQTEVAATPKAPEKGDLEEEYEEEIETNRSPLSEKSFLETSVCISGGVPFFQQKRSIKKDKENRSAFILEKTKEDDKGDPALSKSRYPFRVQN; encoded by the exons ATGAATTCATCGAGTGCTGGGGGCAAGAAGGACGAGAAGGGCAAAAACATCCAAGTGGTGGTCAGATGCAG GCCCTTCAATGCAGCTGAGCGCAAATCTAACTCCCATTCTGTGGTGGAGTGtgaaaatggaaggaaagaaatTTCAGTTCGCACTGGAGGGGTGATGGATAAAACAACGAAGAAAACGTACACATTTGACATG GTTTTTGGAGCTCAGGCTAAACAAATTGATGTGTACCGGAGTGTTGTGTGTCCAATTTTGAATGAAGTTCTTTTGGGTTACAACTGTACAGTGTTTGC CTATGGTCAAACAGGAACAGGAAAGACCTTCACTATGGAAGGGGAGAGATCACCTAATGAAGAATACACATGGGAAGAG GATCCATTAGCTGGTATAATTCCCCGTACACTTCATCAAATATTTGAAAAGCTTGCTGAAAGTGGTACAGAATTTTCTGTGAAAGTATCTCTGTTGGAAATCTACAATGAGGAGCTTTTTGATCTATTGAatccctctccagatgttggggaaAAGCTGCAAATGTTTGATGACCCACGGAAcaag AGAGGTGTCATAATCAAGGGTTTGGAAGAGATAACGGTACATAACAAGGATGAAGTTTATCAGATTTTAGAAAGGGGAGCAGCCAAAAGAACCACTGCAGCTACTTTAATGAACCAGTATTCCAG TCGCTCCCATTCGGTGTTCTCTGTCACGCTACACATGAAAGAAACAACAACGGATGGTGAAGAGCTTGTTAAAATTGGGAAGCTAAACTTG GTTGATTTGGCAGGAAGTGAGAATATTGGTCGTTCTGGAGCAGTTGACAAAAGAGCTCGAGAAGCCGGAACTATCAACCAGTCCCTATTGACTCTGGGAAGAGTCATTACCGCACTTGTTGAAAGAACCCCTCACGTTCCATACAGAGAATCTAAGCTCACTAGAATCCTGCAGGATTCCCTTGGAGGGCGCACAAAAACTTCCATAATTGCTACTGTTTCTCCAGCATCGAGCAATCTTGAG GAAACTCTGAGTACCCTTGAATATGCCCACAGGGCTAAAAATATCATGAATAAGCCTGAAGTGAACCAGAAACTCACGAAACGGGCACTCATTAAG GAATATACAGAAGAGATTGAACGTTTGAAACGAGATCTTACTTCTGCACGAGAGAAAAACGGTGTCTACATTTCTGTGGAAAACTATGA tgCTCTTAATGGGAAGTTGACTGTTCAAGAAGAACAAATTGCAGAATATATTGAGAAAATTGGAGCAATGGAGGAAGAACTCAAAAGA GTCACTGAGTTATTCACAGTTCATAAAAGTGAAATGGAGAAGTGCAAGACAAACCTGGAGGTTAGGGAAAAAGAGCTGGAAGACACACAGAAGCACTTGGAAACAACCAAGGTTCTTCTTGAGGAAGAAGTGTATATAGCATCAGCTTTGGAGAACACAGAAGAAAAACTTCATGGCACTGCAATTAAG CTGCTTAGTGCTGTTAAAGAAACAACCACAGATGTTTCGGGTCTGCATGCAAAATTGGATCGTAAAAAAGCAGTTGAACAGCATAATGTGGAGGTCCAAAAGACATTTGCAGACCACATGAATGCCTTCTTCTGTGATATGAAGAACTCCATCAATGAGAACTGTTGGAAACACCAACAAATGCTGGACTCTTACACTTCTTCGGTTG GTGATCTTCTGTCTGCCAATTCTTCAGCTTTTGGAGTTACTGCATCAGCTATAATTTCAGCGTTCGGCTCTCTACAGGAGATGGTTTCCACTGAAGTTTCTCTAGCTTCTGAAAAGATACTGAACCAGGAGTCTCTGACATCTCAAAATAAAAATGATCTCCGGAAACTCTTA GAAGAGCACACATCAGGATTGGACCAAGCCTTGAGGAGTCTGTTACCTGTGTTGAAATTTGTTCTGAATCTGAACTCTCAAGTTCATGATAATTTGCATAAATATTCATCCCTGGCTGAAAAG ATGACGGGTTATAGAGAGAAAATGACTATATTCTTCCAAGACCATTCTCTTGCTTTGAGTAAACTACAGGAGGATATTTCCCAGAAGTTGGCTCAACTTCAACATGATTGTGAGAGCTTACAGGAAGAAGTGGTGTTGTCTAAGGTGGCCCTTAAAAAG GCCTCTTCCCAGCTTCTTGCTTCTCTGGGCCTGCTAGAGCAAGAAACCCAGCAGAATCTAAGTGAAGTGCTAGAGAAAGGTGAAATGGTGAAGAAGGGTATTGGTGCTGCCCAAGAAAGCCTAACCTT GCAGACTACTGGCCTTGTCAGCTCTACAACTTCGGAGCACAGCAGTTTAACGCTGCCTCTGGATGATTTTTCACAAGAGATCAGGCAATCCAACGATGAAAATGTTCAGATACTGCTGGAATCAGCCGGCCACTGCAAGGACCTGGACAGGCTCGTGAAAGACATGTGCCAGGAAACGTGTAACTGGGGTAAAATTGCGGCTACAAAGATGGACTGCATTGTTGACCAACAGGCAGCCTTCCTCAGCACCAGAAAGGAACACCTACAAAGAATCTACAAG GATTTAGATGAGAATAGCAGCTCGTCGGTTGCTAAGGTCACGGACCATATTGCAGGACAAAAAGGTACTGAAGAGGAAGCCCTGAAGAGGCTCCTTGACCAGATGAGGAATGATAAGAATGTGCTTCTGAAGCAGAAAGAGACACTCCTTGAAGAAACCGAGGATGGGTCAACTCGCATTAATGGCTTCCTGAGGGAAGAACTTAAAGTGGATGTCCCGACAG GAGCCACCCCAAAAAGAAGAGGATACCAGTACCCAGTGACGGTTGTGAAAACAGAACCTCGCGATGTCCTGCTGGAAAGATTAAGGCAAAAGCAGACAGAAGTCGCAGCTACGCCAAAAGCTCCTGAAAAG GGTGATTTGGAGGAGGAGTATGAGGAGGAAATAGAGACCAACAGGAGCCCGCTAAGTGAAAAATCCTTCTTGGAGACAAGTGTGTGTATCAGTGGAGGTGTGCCTTTCTTCCAG CAGAAAAGGAGTATCAAAAAGGATAAAGAGAACAGATCTGCATTCATCCTGGAAAAGACCAAGGAGGATGATAAAGGAGACCCAGCTCTTTCAAAGTCAAGATATCCATTTAGAGTACAGAACTAA
- the KIF11 gene encoding kinesin-like protein KIF11 isoform X3, with translation MFDDPRNKRGVIIKGLEEITVHNKDEVYQILERGAAKRTTAATLMNQYSSRSHSVFSVTLHMKETTTDGEELVKIGKLNLVDLAGSENIGRSGAVDKRAREAGTINQSLLTLGRVITALVERTPHVPYRESKLTRILQDSLGGRTKTSIIATVSPASSNLEETLSTLEYAHRAKNIMNKPEVNQKLTKRALIKEYTEEIERLKRDLTSAREKNGVYISVENYDALNGKLTVQEEQIAEYIEKIGAMEEELKRVTELFTVHKSEMEKCKTNLEVREKELEDTQKHLETTKVLLEEEVYIASALENTEEKLHGTAIKLLSAVKETTTDVSGLHAKLDRKKAVEQHNVEVQKTFADHMNAFFCDMKNSINENCWKHQQMLDSYTSSVGDLLSANSSAFGVTASAIISAFGSLQEMVSTEVSLASEKILNQESLTSQNKNDLRKLLEEHTSGLDQALRSLLPVLKFVLNLNSQVHDNLHKYSSLAEKMTGYREKMTIFFQDHSLALSKLQEDISQKLAQLQHDCESLQEEVVLSKVALKKASSQLLASLGLLEQETQQNLSEVLEKGEMVKKGIGAAQESLTLQTTGLVSSTTSEHSSLTLPLDDFSQEIRQSNDENVQILLESAGHCKDLDRLVKDMCQETCNWGKIAATKMDCIVDQQAAFLSTRKEHLQRIYKDLDENSSSSVAKVTDHIAGQKGTEEEALKRLLDQMRNDKNVLLKQKETLLEETEDGSTRINGFLREELKVDVPTGATPKRRGYQYPVTVVKTEPRDVLLERLRQKQTEVAATPKAPEKGDLEEEYEEEIETNRSPLSEKSFLETSVCISGGVPFFQQKRSIKKDKENRSAFILEKTKEDDKGDPALSKSRYPFRVQN, from the exons ATGTTTGATGACCCACGGAAcaag AGAGGTGTCATAATCAAGGGTTTGGAAGAGATAACGGTACATAACAAGGATGAAGTTTATCAGATTTTAGAAAGGGGAGCAGCCAAAAGAACCACTGCAGCTACTTTAATGAACCAGTATTCCAG TCGCTCCCATTCGGTGTTCTCTGTCACGCTACACATGAAAGAAACAACAACGGATGGTGAAGAGCTTGTTAAAATTGGGAAGCTAAACTTG GTTGATTTGGCAGGAAGTGAGAATATTGGTCGTTCTGGAGCAGTTGACAAAAGAGCTCGAGAAGCCGGAACTATCAACCAGTCCCTATTGACTCTGGGAAGAGTCATTACCGCACTTGTTGAAAGAACCCCTCACGTTCCATACAGAGAATCTAAGCTCACTAGAATCCTGCAGGATTCCCTTGGAGGGCGCACAAAAACTTCCATAATTGCTACTGTTTCTCCAGCATCGAGCAATCTTGAG GAAACTCTGAGTACCCTTGAATATGCCCACAGGGCTAAAAATATCATGAATAAGCCTGAAGTGAACCAGAAACTCACGAAACGGGCACTCATTAAG GAATATACAGAAGAGATTGAACGTTTGAAACGAGATCTTACTTCTGCACGAGAGAAAAACGGTGTCTACATTTCTGTGGAAAACTATGA tgCTCTTAATGGGAAGTTGACTGTTCAAGAAGAACAAATTGCAGAATATATTGAGAAAATTGGAGCAATGGAGGAAGAACTCAAAAGA GTCACTGAGTTATTCACAGTTCATAAAAGTGAAATGGAGAAGTGCAAGACAAACCTGGAGGTTAGGGAAAAAGAGCTGGAAGACACACAGAAGCACTTGGAAACAACCAAGGTTCTTCTTGAGGAAGAAGTGTATATAGCATCAGCTTTGGAGAACACAGAAGAAAAACTTCATGGCACTGCAATTAAG CTGCTTAGTGCTGTTAAAGAAACAACCACAGATGTTTCGGGTCTGCATGCAAAATTGGATCGTAAAAAAGCAGTTGAACAGCATAATGTGGAGGTCCAAAAGACATTTGCAGACCACATGAATGCCTTCTTCTGTGATATGAAGAACTCCATCAATGAGAACTGTTGGAAACACCAACAAATGCTGGACTCTTACACTTCTTCGGTTG GTGATCTTCTGTCTGCCAATTCTTCAGCTTTTGGAGTTACTGCATCAGCTATAATTTCAGCGTTCGGCTCTCTACAGGAGATGGTTTCCACTGAAGTTTCTCTAGCTTCTGAAAAGATACTGAACCAGGAGTCTCTGACATCTCAAAATAAAAATGATCTCCGGAAACTCTTA GAAGAGCACACATCAGGATTGGACCAAGCCTTGAGGAGTCTGTTACCTGTGTTGAAATTTGTTCTGAATCTGAACTCTCAAGTTCATGATAATTTGCATAAATATTCATCCCTGGCTGAAAAG ATGACGGGTTATAGAGAGAAAATGACTATATTCTTCCAAGACCATTCTCTTGCTTTGAGTAAACTACAGGAGGATATTTCCCAGAAGTTGGCTCAACTTCAACATGATTGTGAGAGCTTACAGGAAGAAGTGGTGTTGTCTAAGGTGGCCCTTAAAAAG GCCTCTTCCCAGCTTCTTGCTTCTCTGGGCCTGCTAGAGCAAGAAACCCAGCAGAATCTAAGTGAAGTGCTAGAGAAAGGTGAAATGGTGAAGAAGGGTATTGGTGCTGCCCAAGAAAGCCTAACCTT GCAGACTACTGGCCTTGTCAGCTCTACAACTTCGGAGCACAGCAGTTTAACGCTGCCTCTGGATGATTTTTCACAAGAGATCAGGCAATCCAACGATGAAAATGTTCAGATACTGCTGGAATCAGCCGGCCACTGCAAGGACCTGGACAGGCTCGTGAAAGACATGTGCCAGGAAACGTGTAACTGGGGTAAAATTGCGGCTACAAAGATGGACTGCATTGTTGACCAACAGGCAGCCTTCCTCAGCACCAGAAAGGAACACCTACAAAGAATCTACAAG GATTTAGATGAGAATAGCAGCTCGTCGGTTGCTAAGGTCACGGACCATATTGCAGGACAAAAAGGTACTGAAGAGGAAGCCCTGAAGAGGCTCCTTGACCAGATGAGGAATGATAAGAATGTGCTTCTGAAGCAGAAAGAGACACTCCTTGAAGAAACCGAGGATGGGTCAACTCGCATTAATGGCTTCCTGAGGGAAGAACTTAAAGTGGATGTCCCGACAG GAGCCACCCCAAAAAGAAGAGGATACCAGTACCCAGTGACGGTTGTGAAAACAGAACCTCGCGATGTCCTGCTGGAAAGATTAAGGCAAAAGCAGACAGAAGTCGCAGCTACGCCAAAAGCTCCTGAAAAG GGTGATTTGGAGGAGGAGTATGAGGAGGAAATAGAGACCAACAGGAGCCCGCTAAGTGAAAAATCCTTCTTGGAGACAAGTGTGTGTATCAGTGGAGGTGTGCCTTTCTTCCAG CAGAAAAGGAGTATCAAAAAGGATAAAGAGAACAGATCTGCATTCATCCTGGAAAAGACCAAGGAGGATGATAAAGGAGACCCAGCTCTTTCAAAGTCAAGATATCCATTTAGAGTACAGAACTAA